From one Bacteroides intestinalis DSM 17393 genomic stretch:
- a CDS encoding DUF5056 domain-containing protein, with amino-acid sequence MTETTDDKLLQQFFSDNRKEIEDNGFSRRVMHHLPDRYYRISQLWSLFCFTLAVVLFFVLDGLQLVLGALRETFTSAVESGAAELDLKSLIIAAVVLVYLGYRKICSLA; translated from the coding sequence ATGACGGAAACAACTGATGATAAACTTTTGCAGCAATTCTTCTCTGACAATCGGAAAGAGATAGAAGATAACGGCTTCAGCCGTCGCGTGATGCACCACCTGCCCGACCGGTATTACCGGATTTCGCAGCTGTGGAGCTTGTTCTGCTTTACACTTGCCGTGGTGTTGTTCTTTGTTCTCGATGGTTTGCAACTGGTGCTGGGAGCTTTGCGCGAGACTTTCACCAGTGCCGTAGAAAGCGGTGCAGCGGAACTCGATCTCAAATCACTGATTATAGCGGCAGTAGTACTTGTCTACTTAGGATATCGCAAGATTTGTTCTTTAGCATAA